A genomic segment from Lignipirellula cremea encodes:
- a CDS encoding lipopolysaccharide biosynthesis protein: protein MNSSAPFPPSLPDIDLPPEPPDPSAARDATAPLWLCLFSVAGYCLQFGANLLLARALRYREFDDYNVAAATVAMLATLATLGLEKSSLQFLPGYQNLGQWPLAKGFLLFSRRLVVLVSLALAILTAICLESVLVLMNAGYHPAIPAAIAFLPFIALTLLWIESAAALGRQLAAVAAYRVLLPLCLVLLNGIVFLVVGELSAMAAVVVLGISWMTALLVLGRLLESRLHKLAPVDVVPQFDRANWAASSLPLLVQSLMLTVHGQAGVIVLELLYPNLPVVSQFAMAMYTGTLIIIVATATNRFYLSRAASLRARQDAPALRRLRRSRAWMMGGFAAVYLFAIVVFGRSILGWFGAEYVESYLTLIVIAIGAAVSVQFSTAPFNLQFQGRHGLVLIATASSTVFGVAASAVLGTYLGEIGVAIAYAVSTAGLFLLLGWAAGRQLRLTSAGV from the coding sequence ATGAACTCTTCAGCACCTTTTCCTCCGTCGCTGCCCGACATCGACCTGCCGCCGGAACCGCCAGACCCGTCGGCCGCACGTGACGCCACGGCGCCGTTGTGGCTGTGTCTGTTCTCGGTGGCCGGTTATTGCCTGCAGTTCGGAGCGAATCTGCTACTGGCCCGCGCCTTGCGGTATCGCGAATTTGACGATTACAACGTGGCGGCGGCGACGGTCGCCATGCTGGCCACGCTGGCGACGCTGGGGCTGGAGAAGTCGTCGCTGCAGTTTTTGCCCGGCTATCAGAACCTGGGTCAATGGCCGCTGGCGAAAGGGTTCCTGCTTTTCTCCCGCAGATTGGTCGTCCTGGTCAGCCTGGCCCTGGCGATCCTGACGGCGATTTGCCTGGAGTCGGTCCTGGTGCTGATGAACGCCGGCTATCACCCAGCCATCCCTGCGGCGATTGCCTTTTTGCCATTTATCGCCCTGACGCTGCTATGGATTGAAAGCGCTGCCGCGCTCGGTCGCCAGTTGGCGGCAGTCGCCGCCTATCGTGTGTTGTTGCCGCTTTGCCTGGTGTTGCTGAACGGGATCGTCTTTCTGGTGGTGGGCGAGCTGAGCGCCATGGCGGCGGTTGTCGTGCTGGGGATCAGTTGGATGACGGCGCTGCTGGTGCTAGGGCGACTGCTTGAGTCCCGATTGCACAAACTGGCGCCGGTCGACGTGGTCCCCCAGTTTGATCGGGCCAACTGGGCCGCCTCCTCGCTGCCGCTGCTGGTGCAAAGCCTGATGCTGACCGTTCACGGGCAAGCCGGCGTGATTGTGCTCGAACTGCTGTACCCGAACCTCCCGGTCGTTTCGCAGTTTGCCATGGCCATGTACACCGGCACGCTGATTATCATTGTGGCGACCGCCACCAATCGGTTTTATTTAAGCCGCGCAGCGAGCCTCCGCGCCCGCCAGGACGCCCCCGCCTTGCGCCGCTTGCGACGCAGCCGGGCCTGGATGATGGGCGGATTCGCAGCGGTTTACCTGTTTGCCATTGTCGTTTTTGGACGCAGCATCCTGGGATGGTTCGGGGCGGAGTACGTCGAGAGCTATCTCACACTGATAGTAATTGCGATCGGCGCCGCCGTGTCCGTCCAGTTTTCCACGGCTCCGTTTAACCTGCAGTTCCAGGGGCGTCACGGACTAGTGCTGATTGCGACCGCCAGCAGCACGGTGTTCGGCGTTGCGGCGAGTGCGGTCCTGGGGACTTACCTGGGGGAAATCGGCGTGGCGATTGCCTATGCGGTTTCCACCGCTGGACTTTTCCTCTTGCTAGGCTGGGCCGCAGGCCGTCAGCTGCGGCTGACCTCGGCAGGCGTTTAA
- a CDS encoding serine/threonine-protein kinase, which yields MLISPVRLFELLLASGVQPASVLEPFCTDAQSLPPVDDAAALAQLLVDRQLLTPYQAEVLLAEMPHPLVYGKNIVVDRIGGGGMGQVFLAVHSVMQRQVAVKVLNDRFVDSHDSIERFLREVRAAARLQHPHIVTAFDADRADGRHYLVMEYVNGRDLGQIAADGPLPVDQALDYISQGAQGLQYAHSQGVIHRDIKPANLLLSNAGVVKVLDLGIARIQQANEPASDETVAHLTVEGMVMGTVDFMAPEQAMNSAHADARSDIYSLGCSLFSLLTGKPAFHGNSIIEKIFAHRGQPVPQLDDAHGPAARTLNQLLRNMLAKEPDHRYQTMSHVIEAIAECRRECSAATSQPGRSVQSSPRTIIGELDGGTVAEHGETLQREKAPGSQQDRENHLQRVTELLENFVAGRAFRDHFIDLEEEDAILRKGCDEGLPPELVRDFLRVQCEQRNWTIQSDLSVELLAQLEQTSEGVNHDAFQQVVAYAAGRSMPRKQAIEHCLTLILDHEIPVIEEATWFNKLVDRYGL from the coding sequence ATGTTGATTTCTCCTGTCCGTTTGTTCGAGCTGCTGCTGGCAAGCGGCGTGCAGCCCGCCAGCGTTCTTGAACCGTTTTGCACCGATGCGCAATCATTGCCGCCGGTGGACGACGCCGCTGCGCTCGCACAGTTGCTGGTCGACCGCCAGTTACTGACTCCCTATCAGGCCGAGGTGCTGCTGGCCGAGATGCCGCACCCGCTGGTCTATGGGAAGAACATTGTCGTCGACCGTATCGGCGGCGGCGGCATGGGGCAGGTATTCCTGGCGGTCCACTCCGTCATGCAGCGACAGGTCGCGGTCAAGGTGCTCAACGACCGCTTTGTGGACTCCCATGACTCAATCGAGCGGTTTCTACGCGAGGTCAGGGCGGCCGCCCGGCTGCAGCATCCGCACATTGTCACCGCGTTCGACGCAGACCGCGCCGATGGCCGCCATTACCTGGTGATGGAGTATGTCAACGGCCGCGATCTGGGCCAGATCGCCGCCGACGGCCCGCTGCCGGTCGACCAGGCGCTCGACTACATCAGCCAGGGAGCCCAGGGCCTGCAGTACGCCCATTCGCAAGGGGTCATTCATCGCGATATCAAGCCGGCCAACCTGCTGCTCAGCAACGCCGGCGTGGTCAAAGTCCTCGACCTGGGAATTGCCCGGATCCAGCAGGCGAACGAACCGGCTTCCGACGAAACGGTCGCGCACTTGACGGTCGAAGGGATGGTCATGGGCACGGTCGACTTTATGGCGCCTGAGCAGGCGATGAACTCGGCCCACGCCGACGCCCGCAGCGATATCTACAGCCTGGGCTGCTCACTGTTTTCTTTGTTGACGGGAAAGCCCGCCTTTCACGGGAATTCCATTATTGAAAAAATCTTTGCCCATCGCGGCCAGCCGGTTCCACAACTCGATGACGCCCACGGCCCGGCAGCCAGAACGCTCAACCAACTACTCCGGAACATGCTGGCCAAAGAGCCCGACCACCGCTATCAGACGATGAGCCATGTCATCGAAGCGATCGCGGAGTGCCGCCGGGAATGCAGCGCAGCGACCAGTCAGCCAGGCCGCTCCGTGCAGTCCTCCCCCAGGACGATCATCGGCGAACTCGATGGCGGCACCGTGGCCGAACACGGCGAAACGTTGCAACGTGAAAAAGCACCTGGCAGCCAGCAAGACCGGGAAAACCACCTGCAGCGGGTGACGGAACTGCTGGAGAATTTCGTGGCCGGTCGCGCCTTTCGCGATCACTTCATCGACCTGGAAGAAGAAGACGCCATCCTTCGCAAAGGATGCGATGAAGGCCTGCCGCCGGAACTGGTGCGCGACTTTCTGCGGGTCCAGTGCGAGCAGAGAAACTGGACGATTCAGTCGGACCTTTCCGTCGAACTGCTGGCACAGCTTGAGCAAACGAGCGAAGGCGTCAACCACGACGCCTTCCAGCAAGTAGTGGCCTACGCCGCGGGGCGATCGATGCCCCGTAAACAGGCGATTGAACACTGCCTGACGCTGATCCTCGATCACGAGATTCCCGTGATCGAGGAAGCGACATGGTTTAACAAACTGGTCGACCGCTACGGCCTGTAA
- a CDS encoding DUF3500 domain-containing protein: MRTDRSSQRENSSSDCDRRDFLKWTTGAAASAAALSALPAIGRAAPQRDSAAETAVREFYATLTDEQKTVMALPFEDERRTRISANWSITPAKIGGFTKAQQELIHKIVKGATSEDGYERFLSQMKHDNGGIEKYSVAIFGNPEETPYAFELTGRHLTLRADGDTTTGVAFGGPIVYGHGAAGNSEKNLFSYQTRRVNEVFAALDEKQRTQALQPKSPSLDLLQVGGEKRKRSGIAGSDLSSDQQELLLSAFADVLAPYRKEDVDEVMSLVKDTGGVEKMNVTFFQAGDLGEDKVWDMWRIEGPAVVCDFRGAPHVHAYINVAKV, from the coding sequence ATGCGCACCGACCGTTCCTCGCAACGCGAGAATTCAAGCAGCGATTGCGATCGTCGTGATTTTCTCAAATGGACGACTGGCGCCGCGGCTTCGGCTGCTGCGTTGTCGGCGCTCCCTGCGATTGGCCGGGCGGCGCCCCAGCGCGACAGTGCTGCGGAAACGGCCGTCCGTGAGTTTTACGCCACGCTGACCGACGAGCAGAAAACCGTCATGGCGCTGCCGTTCGAGGATGAACGCCGCACCCGCATCAGCGCGAACTGGTCGATCACGCCGGCCAAAATCGGCGGCTTCACCAAAGCCCAGCAGGAACTGATCCACAAGATCGTCAAAGGCGCCACCAGCGAAGACGGTTACGAACGCTTCCTGAGCCAGATGAAGCACGACAATGGCGGCATCGAAAAATACAGCGTCGCGATTTTCGGCAATCCCGAAGAAACCCCGTACGCCTTTGAACTGACCGGCCGCCACCTGACCTTGCGCGCCGATGGCGATACGACCACGGGCGTCGCCTTTGGCGGACCGATTGTTTACGGTCACGGCGCCGCCGGCAACAGCGAGAAGAACCTGTTCTCCTACCAGACTCGCCGCGTGAACGAAGTCTTCGCTGCGCTGGATGAAAAGCAGCGCACCCAGGCGCTGCAGCCGAAGTCGCCCAGTCTGGATTTGCTGCAGGTCGGGGGCGAAAAGCGCAAGCGGTCCGGTATCGCCGGCAGCGATCTTTCTTCCGACCAGCAGGAACTGCTGCTGTCGGCCTTCGCTGACGTTCTGGCTCCGTATCGGAAAGAAGACGTTGACGAAGTCATGTCGCTGGTCAAAGACACCGGCGGCGTAGAAAAGATGAATGTCACCTTCTTCCAGGCCGGCGACCTGGGCGAAGACAAAGTGTGGGATATGTGGCGGATTGAAGGTCCGGCGGTTGTCTGCGACTTCCGCGGCGCCCCGCACGTGCATGCCTACATTAATGTGGCCAAAGTGTAG
- a CDS encoding HEAT repeat domain-containing protein gives MVDIQADFGDDTGFGGDATFGFGSGRNQTTLGGGSPKTAPVTGAVGSRVEPGSDPDAVEVSRTAVVVSGLATTLLTAPEPSARVRAAEQLAKYGGEAKEAIPALVSSLEDLSDAVRREACAALAAMGEHGKEAIPSLSERVTIEKSADLRGILVKTMMAIDPASPEVEAVLKRTLVGGSGETIHPARGHLLSTNRVWACGAISHLGPTAAWSGPMLLRLLRVSASDLDHYGNDRVYRATLNALVAIEHTAAIPVLEDYKSGARLRSSHASDVEDCVLAADSAIRALKLVSP, from the coding sequence GTGGTCGACATCCAGGCGGACTTCGGCGACGATACGGGCTTTGGCGGCGACGCCACCTTTGGCTTTGGTTCGGGGCGGAATCAAACCACGCTGGGCGGCGGTTCGCCGAAAACGGCCCCCGTTACCGGGGCGGTTGGTTCTCGCGTGGAACCGGGGAGCGATCCTGACGCCGTGGAAGTCAGTCGCACGGCGGTTGTCGTGAGCGGCCTGGCGACGACGCTCCTCACCGCGCCGGAACCATCAGCGCGCGTCAGGGCGGCCGAGCAACTAGCCAAATACGGCGGCGAGGCGAAAGAAGCGATCCCCGCCCTGGTGAGCAGCCTGGAAGACTTGTCAGACGCAGTTCGCCGGGAGGCATGCGCGGCGCTGGCGGCCATGGGGGAGCATGGGAAAGAGGCGATCCCCAGTCTGTCGGAACGGGTGACGATCGAGAAGTCGGCCGACCTGCGCGGGATTCTCGTCAAGACGATGATGGCGATTGACCCTGCCTCGCCCGAAGTCGAAGCAGTCCTCAAGCGGACGCTTGTCGGCGGCAGCGGGGAAACGATTCATCCGGCCCGCGGGCATCTGCTTTCGACGAACCGCGTCTGGGCCTGCGGTGCGATTTCCCATCTCGGTCCCACGGCCGCCTGGTCGGGCCCGATGCTGCTTCGCCTGTTGCGTGTCTCTGCTTCGGACCTGGATCACTACGGCAATGACCGGGTCTACAGGGCGACCCTGAATGCGCTGGTCGCTATTGAGCACACAGCGGCCATCCCGGTGCTCGAAGACTACAAGTCGGGCGCGCGACTGCGTTCCTCGCACGCCAGCGATGTGGAAGACTGCGTGCTGGCCGCGGATTCGGCGATCCGCGCATTGAAGCTGGTCAGCCCCTGA
- a CDS encoding TlpA family protein disulfide reductase — protein MRNLLNQNRPLLLLLCLLATSLSCSSQPGDSAGKAPAAGALSEVKPIDSDGFAALLASHRGKVILVDFWATWCPPCVAEFPNTVRLHRKYPEIVTIGVAMDNPDDLQKVKDFYREQEVDFGAYISELGDSVPEDSLLQPGVPIYQLYDTAGKLYLQTMDAEEVEPKLQELLQAKDAPAAAAGA, from the coding sequence ATGCGAAATTTATTGAACCAGAATCGCCCGCTCCTGTTGCTGTTGTGCCTGCTGGCGACCAGCCTTTCCTGCAGTTCCCAGCCTGGCGACTCCGCCGGCAAGGCGCCGGCCGCCGGCGCCCTGAGCGAAGTGAAGCCAATCGACAGCGACGGATTTGCCGCCCTGCTGGCCAGTCACCGCGGCAAGGTGATCCTGGTCGACTTCTGGGCGACCTGGTGCCCGCCTTGTGTGGCGGAGTTCCCCAACACCGTCAGGCTGCACCGCAAGTACCCGGAGATCGTCACGATTGGCGTCGCGATGGACAATCCCGATGACCTCCAAAAAGTCAAAGACTTCTACCGGGAGCAGGAAGTCGACTTTGGCGCCTATATCAGTGAGCTGGGCGATAGCGTCCCCGAAGACAGTCTGCTGCAGCCGGGCGTTCCCATTTATCAGCTGTATGACACCGCTGGCAAACTGTACCTGCAAACGATGGATGCGGAAGAAGTCGAACCGAAGCTGCAGGAACTGCTCCAGGCGAAGGACGCCCCTGCGGCTGCTGCCGGCGCTTAG
- the tmk gene encoding dTMP kinase, whose translation MFISFDGVDGAGKSTQIQLCREWLESSGRQVLVCRDPGSTQLGESLRAIVLESRQTLIARRAEMLLFMAARAQLVEEVIRPALAAGQTVLSDRFLLANVVYQGHAGGLDPQAIRRVGEVAIDNVRPDYTLVLDIDPQHASTRFEREPDRMEAQGLSYLQQVRAGFLREAADDSTITVIDASGSIEQVSRSVQAVLAPLLKSVPGRDRI comes from the coding sequence ATGTTTATCTCTTTCGACGGCGTCGACGGCGCCGGAAAATCGACCCAGATCCAGCTGTGCCGCGAGTGGCTGGAATCGTCAGGCCGCCAGGTGCTGGTCTGCCGCGACCCCGGCAGCACCCAACTGGGCGAAAGCCTGCGCGCCATTGTGCTGGAAAGCCGGCAAACGCTGATCGCCCGGCGGGCCGAAATGCTGCTCTTCATGGCGGCGCGAGCCCAACTGGTCGAAGAGGTGATTCGCCCCGCCCTGGCGGCCGGGCAAACGGTGTTGTCGGACCGCTTCCTGCTGGCGAATGTGGTCTACCAGGGACATGCCGGCGGGCTGGACCCCCAGGCGATCCGCCGGGTGGGCGAAGTGGCGATTGATAACGTCCGCCCCGACTACACGCTGGTCCTGGATATCGATCCCCAGCATGCTTCCACGCGGTTTGAACGGGAACCGGATCGGATGGAAGCCCAGGGACTTTCCTACCTGCAGCAGGTGAGGGCCGGATTCCTGCGTGAAGCGGCCGACGACAGCACCATTACCGTGATCGACGCCAGCGGTTCCATCGAGCAGGTCAGCCGCAGCGTCCAGGCCGTGCTGGCCCCCTTGCTGAAATCCGTTCCGGGCCGCGATAGAATCTAG
- a CDS encoding sugar phosphate isomerase/epimerase family protein — protein MDRLSMSELTTFRWSFEQDVQKFSAAGLSAMGVWRQKLSDFGDDRGVELLRDTGLQVSSLHWIGGFTGSDGRSHKESVEDAREALELAVELQCKTLVMYTGSRAGHTHNHARRLAKGAIVALAPQAEELGVDLALEPMHAACASDCTFLTTLGEAVELIDDIGSPAVKLVLDLYHMGFEEKLLEQIAALADRISLVQIGDGRQTPTSEQNRCPLGEGMLPLGDMIAALRQGGYAGYFEVELLGEEFEPMTYDQILEQSMATARELLGAS, from the coding sequence ATGGATCGTTTATCCATGAGTGAACTGACCACTTTTCGCTGGTCGTTCGAACAAGATGTGCAGAAATTTTCTGCGGCCGGCCTTTCCGCCATGGGTGTCTGGCGCCAGAAATTGTCGGATTTTGGCGATGACCGTGGCGTAGAGCTGTTGCGAGATACGGGCCTGCAGGTGTCCAGTCTGCACTGGATCGGCGGCTTTACCGGCAGCGACGGTCGATCCCACAAAGAAAGCGTGGAAGACGCCCGCGAGGCCCTGGAGCTGGCAGTCGAACTGCAGTGCAAAACGCTGGTGATGTACACCGGATCCCGGGCAGGGCACACGCATAACCATGCCCGGCGACTGGCCAAAGGGGCTATTGTCGCACTCGCGCCCCAGGCGGAAGAACTGGGCGTAGATCTCGCGCTCGAGCCGATGCATGCGGCCTGCGCCAGCGACTGCACCTTTCTGACGACCCTGGGCGAAGCGGTCGAACTGATCGACGATATCGGCAGTCCCGCCGTCAAGCTGGTGCTGGATCTGTACCACATGGGCTTTGAAGAGAAGCTGCTCGAACAGATCGCCGCCCTGGCCGATCGGATCTCACTGGTGCAGATCGGCGACGGCCGGCAGACGCCGACCAGTGAACAGAACCGCTGCCCGCTGGGAGAAGGCATGCTGCCGCTGGGCGACATGATCGCCGCCTTGCGACAGGGCGGATACGCCGGTTATTTTGAAGTCGAACTGCTGGGCGAGGAGTTCGAACCGATGACCTACGACCAGATTCTCGAGCAGTCGATGGCCACCGCACGTGAGCTGCTGGGCGCGAGCTAA